A single window of Mangifera indica cultivar Alphonso chromosome 18, CATAS_Mindica_2.1, whole genome shotgun sequence DNA harbors:
- the LOC123201823 gene encoding peptide-N4-(N-acetyl-beta-glucosaminyl)asparagine amidase A-like produces MASFHFILFLLFSLFLSASANLHKTKSLFQKASNDLYDSQLLTASLSDTPPTTYFEVTRPINHPKTRPCSHHILSYDFGYTLGRPPVTANYTRPTHCSAREFSSIFLELKATSKGRQFDRIFGVWLGGVELLRSCTAEPRATGIEWSVEKDITRYHSLLLKNETQTFAVFLGNAVDETQTGVYHVDITMHFHPAEEGSHRNKHVLKDNSKSGYSPMADLILPISKDFPGNNGLWFEIENSNDVQAKEFKIPQYVYRAVLEVYVSFHENDEFWYANLPNDYIAINHLTDHSGNGPFREVVVTLDGQVVGAVWPFTVVYTGGINPLFWRPITGIGSFNLPTYDIEITPFLGNILDGETHRIGFSVSNALNVWYIDANLHLWLDSDSMKTEGKLLQLEAAPFNFNYMSSHSGVDGSFSMDVSRAVSSTGWVKSSWGTITTSFVQDFSFSNSMIMGKRADLQMVNQTIHFNDRISANTLSSNVHSAESSKMFSLYIYSDTSDQGNGVYLAVANVSLGFHEKKSEKAGNGFSGSTLNSLQNGQAVMFVKDHLINSGVGSTQQLYQYSSGNFCYFRNVSSSNYTILHDKVGHDCNQRNLSEFSFGSSKLPPSSS; encoded by the coding sequence ATGGCTTCCTTTCACTTCATTCTTTTCctcctcttctctctttttctttctgcttCAGCCAATCTCCACAAGACCAAATCCCTTTTTCAGAAGGCCTCAAATGATCTCTACGATTCACAACTCCTCACTGCCTCCCTCAGTGACACCCCACCAACTACTTATTTTGAAGTAACCAGGCCCATTAATCATCCAAAAACCAGACCTTGTTCACATCATATCCTCAGCTATGACTTCGGCTACACATTAGGGAGACCACCTGTCACTGCTAACTACACCCGTCCAACTCATTGTTCTGCCCGGGAGTTCTCCTCCATCTTCCTGGAATTGAAGGCCACGAGCAAAGGAAGGCAGTTTGACCGCATTTTCGGGGTTTGGTTAGGTGGGGTGGAGCTTTTAAGAAGTTGTACGGCTGAGCCAAGGGCTACTGGTATTGAGTGGAGTGTTGAGAAAGATATCACTAGGTATCATTCATTGCTTCTTAAGAACGAAACTCAAACTTTTGCTGTTTTCTTGGGTAATGCTGTTGATGAAACTCAGACTGGTGTATATCATGTGGATATAACTATGCATTTTCATCCTGCTGAAGAGGGTTCTCATAGGAATAAGCATGTTTTGAAGGATAATTCCAAATCTGGGTATAGTCCTATGGCTGATTTGATTTTGCCCATTTCAAAAGATTTCCCTGGGAATAATGGGTTGTGGTTCGAAATTGAGAATTCAAATGATGTTCAGGCGAAGGAATTCAAGATTCCTCAGTATGTGTATAGGGCTGTGCTGGAGGTGTATGTTTCTTTTCATgagaatgatgaattttggtATGCAAATCTTCCGAATGATTACATTGCTATAAACCATCTGACTGATCATTCTGGAAATGGCCCTTTTAGGGAGGTTGTGGTGACTCTCGACGGTCAGGTAGTTGGTGCAGTTTGGCCTTTTACTGTTGTATACACAGGAGGGATTAATCCTCTGTTTTGGAGGCCTATTACCGGTATTGGTTCATTCAATCTTCCTACATATGATATCGAAATCACTCCATTTTTGGGGAATATATTGGATGGAGAGACTCATAGAATTGGGTTTAGTGTTAGCAATGCTTTGAATGTATGGTACATAGATGCTAATTTGCATCTTTGGTTGGATAGCGACTCCATGAAAACTGAGGGGAAGCTTTTGCAACTTGAGGCCgcaccttttaattttaattacatgtCAAGTCATTCAGGGGTAGATGGATCATTCTCAATGGATGTAAGCAGGGCAGTATCCTCGACCGGATGGGTTAAGTCATCTTGGGGAACAATTACAACTAGTTTTGTTCAAGACTTTAGTTTCAGTAACTCAATGATCATGGGCAAAAGAGCTGATTTGCAGATGGTGAATCAGACAATCCATTTTAATGACAGGATTTCGGCTAATACATTGTCCTCTAATGTCCACTCGGCCGAGTCATCTAAGATGTTCTCCTTATACATCTACTCAGATACTTCAGATCAAGGGAATGGAGTTTACTTGGCTGTTGCAAATGTCAGTTTGGGATTTCATGAGAAGAAATCTGAGAAGGCAGGCAATGGATTCTCCGGCAGCACTCTCAATAGCTTGCAGAATGGACAGGCGGTCATGTTTGTGAAGGACCACTTGATAAACAGTGGAGTGGGCAGCACACAGCAATTGTACCAATATAGTAGTGGAAACTTCTGTTACTTTAGGAATGTAAGCAGCTCAAACTACACCATTCTTCATGATAAGGTTGGACACGATTGCAATCAAAGAAATTTGTCTGAGTTCAGTTTTGGGTCGTCAAAACTACCACCTTCTTCCAGCTAG
- the LOC123201852 gene encoding rab3 GTPase-activating protein non-catalytic subunit-like — METTPKMSKRSCTTDVGSIAYADLSHLGAGKEGWLANDPNLLCALDTHSVALSNKFLILIINWANPNDSGLRTKIRPELSPIEAEYITAIEWLVFDEIRVIAVGTSKGYLLIFDLNGDLVHKQLVYSGRILKLRARGTKSGLTHDSPSREEVCIVMPGVIARFDGSDIQRMLQKWFEETNSNFWDQNPRQRDLEDLGNSSERLPYQLWNVNKYGSCADAAITGVMPPPLMESQSSQRYYCAVTVGDDAVISAFRLSEDRSKSLVGAILSKVVPVTFSTIASFSKIIWRSDNSPTKAEPKPQPFARASPLTCLKDHPRKGERLTLSPSGTLAAITDSLGRILLLDTQALVVVRLWKGYRDASCVFMEMLVKKDTLSSSSAYHVPEKSDYCLCLAIHAPRKELLSYTLCKSLQVWQMRTGPRLLTIQCAKGSKILQPSYRFQSSMTSSPYAPLEVFLLNGDSGQLSVLNPTLN, encoded by the exons ATGGAAACGACGCCGAAAATGTCCAAACGAAGCTGCACAACCGACGTTGGCTCCATCGCCTACGCCGATCTGAGCCACCTGGGCGCCGGCAAGGAGGGCTGGTTGGCGAACGACCCCAACCTTCTCTGCGCCTTGGACACTCACTCCGTTGCTCTCTCCAACAAATTTCTTATTCTCATTATCAACTGGGCCAACCCGAATGATTCCGGACTCCGAACCAAGATCCGACCTGAGCTTTCCCCGATAGAGGCCGAGTACATAACGGCCATAGAGTGGTTGGTGTTCGACGAAATTAGAGTGATTGCTGTTGGAACTTCAAAAGGGTACCTGTTGATCTTTGATTTGAATGGCGATTTGGTTCACAAACAG TTGGTTTATTCTGGGcggattttgaagttgagggcTCGTGGAACTAAGAGTGGTTTGACTCATGATTCGCCTTCTAGAGAGGAGGTTTGTATTGTTATGCCCGGCGTAATTGCGCGGTTTGATGGCTCTGATATTCAg AGAATGCTGCAAAAGTGGTTTGAAGAAACAAATTCTAACTTTTGGGATCAGAATCCGAGACAGCGAGATTTGGAGGATTTGGGGAATTCATCTGAGAGATTGCCTTATCAATTGTGGAATGTCAACAAGTATGGGTCATGCGCTGATGCAGCTATTACTGGGGTAATGCCTCCACCGCTGATGGAATCACAG TCAAGTCAACGATATTACTGTGCAGTCACTGTTGGAGATGATGCTGTGATTTCAGCATTTAG ACTTTCAGAAGATAGAAGCAAGTCTTTAGTTGGAGCTATTTTATCAAAAGTTGTGCCTGTAACTTTTTCGACAATTGCTTCTTTTTCCAAGATCATTTGGAGGAGTGACAATTCGCCAACAAAGGCAGAACCAAAGCCACAGCCATTTGCTCGAG CTTCCCCTTTGACATGTTTGAAAGATCATCCTAGAAAGGGTGAAAGGCTCACACTATCACCTAGTGGTACATTAGCTGCCATAACAGATTCACTGGGTCGAATATTGCTTTTAGACACTCAGGCACTTGTAGTTGTGCGCTTGTGGAAG GGTTATCGTGATGCTAGTTGTGTATTTATGGAGATGTTAGTAAAAAAAGATACATTATCATCAAGTTCTGCATATCATGTTCCAGAGAAGAGTGATTATTGCCTTTGTTTAGCTATTCATGCACCCAGAAAAGAATTATTGAG TTATACACTGTGCAAATCATTGCAGGTCTGGCAGATGAGAACGGGGCCACGTCTCTTAACAATTCAGTGTGCCAAAGGTAGCAAAATTCTTCAACCCTCCTATAGGTTTCAATCGTCAATGACCTCTTCTCCCTATGCCCCTCTGGAAGTTTTCTTGTTAAATGGAGATTCTGGTCAATTGTCGGTTCTGAATCCAACCcttaattaa